In Fluviicola sp., the sequence CGGTGAAGAAATTTCCAACCTTTTGCACTCTGAAGGCGTCATTACACAGAGTATTAGTTACCATGAAATGGTCCAATTGCGGGAGAAATTACCCTTTTTGAGGGACAGTAATTACCGTTCATTTCGTAATTAGTACCGTTTAATAAATAAACAGGCCTTTTATGGGTCAAATAATTAAATTTAGAACTTCGTAAATTAAAGAAAACATGAAAAAACAAATTACACTTTTAGCTTCGGCTTTATTTGTTGCTGGTATTTCCTCGGCACAGGTAAGCAAAAGCTTCGTTCAAAAGAAACCATTAAAAATTACAACGTCAAAATCAGTGTTGGCTAATGGTTCTGATGAAAAAAATGGAGGAGATGTGATCTGGTCAAGTGATTTTTCCACTGCCTCAGATTGGACTATGGGTAATGCCGGTACAGGTGTACAAGGTGCTTTCCAAATCGGAGCATATCCTGCAAACTTTACACAATATATTACAGGTACAACAACAGGTTTAACTGCACCGATGGCGTTTTTTGACGGTATTCAATACCTTCTTTCAGGGCCGGTTGGAATCCAAAATGCCTGGATGCAAACACCAACTATTGATTTGTCTGCATCAGAAGTTATCTCTGTAAGCTTCAACCAGATTTACCGTCGTTTCAACCACGATGCACTATACGTTGAAGTAAGTACGGATAACGGTGCTACCTGGACGCTTTCCAAACAAGTAAATACAGATGCTGTTGGAAACGGTCCAACTTTAAGAAATGTTTTAACGACAGATTTCTTAATCGGTCCTGGGGTAACTCAAGGAAAAATCCGTGTTCGTTGGGAGTCTTTGACTGCTGATGACAACTTCGGTAGTGGATATGGTTGGGCAATCGACAACTTCGAGGTTATTGAAGGGTACGAAAACAATATCAAATTGACAGATGCATATTATGCTTACGGGACTCAAAACCTGACAGCTACAATTATGCCGGCTACTCAAGCAGCAACTGCTGGAAAAACTTCATTTGGTGCTGAAATCGAAAACGTTGGTTCTGCAACACAACCAATCAGCTTCAATGTAACTTCAGGAGCATTCACTGCAACAAGTACTCAGGCAGACATCGCTCCTTTCGCAGATGATTCCCTTGATATTTCTTTCGCAAACGGATTCACAATTCCTTCAACTGTTGGAACATACAACTTCAAATACACTGTATTGTCCGATAGTATCCTTGATTTCGGTATCGATGATACAATCACTACACCATTTGCAGTTTCAAACAATATCTATGCAGTTGATACATACACAGGTCCTAACTCAATTACAGGAAGCTTCAACGGATGGGCTACTCAAACGGGAGATCCTCAAATCGGAACTTTGTTCGAAATTTTCGCTAACGACAATGTAGGTGCGGTTCAAATCGGAATCGGAAACGTAAGTCCTTCTCAACAAGATGATTACATCGGTTTATCTGTATATGCTTCTATCTATAAGTGGAATGCAACTTCTGAATCATTTGATTATATCTCCAGATCTGAAGAAGATCATGAGATCGTTGCTGCAGACTTCGGAAAATTGATTATGTGTTACTTCCCTGATCTTCCGCAATTAACTTCCGGAGGTCTTTACCTTGTAACAGCTGGTTCATACAACGGCGCTGAAGTTCCAATCGCATTCGCTGGTAAAATTATCGCTGGTAACACAATGGGTTACAACGACGGTGGAATTAGTGCTATCGGTTTAGCTTCTGACGGAGATAAAGTTGAAGCTCCGGTTGTTCGTTTGGATTTCAACGATTACACAGGAATCAAAGAATTCACTTCTGCAAGTAACGTATCGGTTTACCCTAACCCATTCGTTGGAACAACTGAAGTGAAGTTCGACTTGAAAGCTGACGCTAGCGTTTCTGCTGTTGTTACAGATCTTTCCGGACGTACAGTTGCTACAGTTCCTGCATCTCAAATGGCTGCTGGTTCTCAAACTATCGCTATCGATGGTACTAGCTTCCAGGCTGGAATCTACAACGTAACATTGAAAGTTGGTAACGAAACAACAACAAAACGTATCGTTAAGAAATAATTCTTGATAAAGAATGAAAATGGGGGTTCACTGCGGTGGATCCCCATTTTTTGTTTCAGTAAATTTGCAGCATGGTCGAATGGGGTTTGATAGGTTTGTTCGGGATGTGCTTTCTGGCATCAACCATCCTTCCGTTCCCTTCAGAGGCTACGTTATTATTCTTCCTGAATTCCGGGAATTATTCTCCCGTTTCCGTTTTACTGGTTGCCAGTTTGGGAAATTGCCTGGGAGGAAGCACCAACTACCTGCTCGGTTATTACGGCAGAAAAATGCTCGGTAAAAAACATCTGATGCGAAGTGAATACCTGGTACAGCGTTATGGCTTCTGGACCGCACTTCTTTCCTGGCTTCCCGTTATCGGGGATCCTTTACTCGTTCTACTGGGAATTTACCGGGTGTCGTTTTGGAAAACCATGGCCTTGATGAGTGCAGGGAAAATTGCGCGTTACCTGGTCATCTTCTGGACCTACCTTACACTTGCTTAAGGACAATTTCCCGCGCAATGCGGTCCGTTTCCACGTAATCTTCATAACCCGGTGCAGCAATGAATGGAGTTTGCAACATCACTTGCTCATTGATCCGTGCAATATCCAGGAAGCCGATTTTTTCTTCCAGGAAAAGTTGGACCGAAATTTCGTTGGCAGCATTCAGTGCACAAGCTGCTGTTCCGCCTTTTTCCAAAACATCATAAGCCAATTGCAGGTTCCTGAACGTTTCCGGATCAGCCTTTTCAAATGTAAGCTGCGGATAATCCAGGAAATTGAAACGCGGAAAATCGGTTTTGAAACGTTCCGGGTAAGTTAGAGCAAACTGGATAGGCAATTTCATATCCGGAAGGCCCATTTGTGCTTTCAGGCTGCCATCCTGGAACTGCACCAGGGAATGCACTACCGATTGCGGATGAACGATCACGTCGATTTGTTCGTTCTTCAAACCAAACAACCATTTTGCTTCAATCACTTCCAGCCCTTTATTCATCATCGAAGCGGAATCAATAGTAATCTTCGCTCCCATCGACCAATTCGGGTGTTTCAATGCCTGTGCAGGTGTCACCGATTTCAAAGCATCTGCTTTCCAGCCACGGAATGGTCCGCCCGATGCTGTCAGGTATACTTTCTCCACCGGATTGTGGAATTCCCCGACCAAACATTGAAAAATAGCTGAATGTTCCGAGTCAACCGGGTAAATGTTAACTCCCTTCGCACGGGCACGGGCAGTAACCAATTCTCCGGCAACTACCAGCGTTTCCTTGTTTGCCAAAGCAATGTCCTTGCCTGCTTCGATAGCAGCAAGTGTAGGACGAAGGCCGGCATAACCTACCAAAGCAGTCAATACGATCTGTATTTCATTGAATTCAACCACCTGGCAAAGCGCCTGGTTTCCGGCATACACATGAATATCTTCCGAAAAAAGGGCGTCCTTTACTTCCTGGTATTTGCTTTCATCGCTGATCACAACCGCATTGGGCTGAAAAAGCTTTGCCTGTTCGATCAATAAGGGTGCATTGGATTGGGCAGTAATAACTTGCAGGTCAAACTTATCCGGATAAGCCCGGATGACTTCCAAAGTCTGCGTTCCGATCGAACCTGTAGAACCGAGAATAGCAACACCTTTTTTCTGCATGTAACAAAAATACCTATTTTAGTCAGATTTGTGCTGTAACCAAAGCTGCATTTCAACTTATTAAACACAAACCTAAAATAATGCCTCATGAATAAATTACTGCTCTTATTGTTCTTATTACCCGGAATTTCGTTTGCCGCGTTTCGCCCGCATTCAGACGATTATATGTTGAATTATCTCCGTTGGGGAGCCAGGTATGAATTTGGAAATGCTTTCCAGCAGAACATTTACTACGGCGCAAAACCGGAAATTCTGAAGCAACATCATGTAAGTACGGTAAAAGCATACCGGGTGAATCAAAAAGGCAAGCAAAAAGAGTGGTACGAACGCAGATACGATACCTCCGGGAGACTCATCCAAATGAAAACAACAGGCGATGTAGTCGATTACACATTCGCAGATACATTATTACGTGAAGTAAACCGTACCACGAAGAA encodes:
- a CDS encoding T9SS type A sorting domain-containing protein: MKKQITLLASALFVAGISSAQVSKSFVQKKPLKITTSKSVLANGSDEKNGGDVIWSSDFSTASDWTMGNAGTGVQGAFQIGAYPANFTQYITGTTTGLTAPMAFFDGIQYLLSGPVGIQNAWMQTPTIDLSASEVISVSFNQIYRRFNHDALYVEVSTDNGATWTLSKQVNTDAVGNGPTLRNVLTTDFLIGPGVTQGKIRVRWESLTADDNFGSGYGWAIDNFEVIEGYENNIKLTDAYYAYGTQNLTATIMPATQAATAGKTSFGAEIENVGSATQPISFNVTSGAFTATSTQADIAPFADDSLDISFANGFTIPSTVGTYNFKYTVLSDSILDFGIDDTITTPFAVSNNIYAVDTYTGPNSITGSFNGWATQTGDPQIGTLFEIFANDNVGAVQIGIGNVSPSQQDDYIGLSVYASIYKWNATSESFDYISRSEEDHEIVAADFGKLIMCYFPDLPQLTSGGLYLVTAGSYNGAEVPIAFAGKIIAGNTMGYNDGGISAIGLASDGDKVEAPVVRLDFNDYTGIKEFTSASNVSVYPNPFVGTTEVKFDLKADASVSAVVTDLSGRTVATVPASQMAAGSQTIAIDGTSFQAGIYNVTLKVGNETTTKRIVKK
- a CDS encoding YqaA family protein — protein: MVEWGLIGLFGMCFLASTILPFPSEATLLFFLNSGNYSPVSVLLVASLGNCLGGSTNYLLGYYGRKMLGKKHLMRSEYLVQRYGFWTALLSWLPVIGDPLLVLLGIYRVSFWKTMALMSAGKIARYLVIFWTYLTLA
- a CDS encoding 1-deoxy-D-xylulose-5-phosphate reductoisomerase translates to MQKKGVAILGSTGSIGTQTLEVIRAYPDKFDLQVITAQSNAPLLIEQAKLFQPNAVVISDESKYQEVKDALFSEDIHVYAGNQALCQVVEFNEIQIVLTALVGYAGLRPTLAAIEAGKDIALANKETLVVAGELVTARARAKGVNIYPVDSEHSAIFQCLVGEFHNPVEKVYLTASGGPFRGWKADALKSVTPAQALKHPNWSMGAKITIDSASMMNKGLEVIEAKWLFGLKNEQIDVIVHPQSVVHSLVQFQDGSLKAQMGLPDMKLPIQFALTYPERFKTDFPRFNFLDYPQLTFEKADPETFRNLQLAYDVLEKGGTAACALNAANEISVQLFLEEKIGFLDIARINEQVMLQTPFIAAPGYEDYVETDRIAREIVLKQV